AACGAAAACCTCGTCTAAAAACTCGCACTTGCGGTATGCTCGATTATCGCCCCGCAGATCTGTGGCCAAAGCGGACGCGGGCGATCGTGCCCCATGTCTTGCAGCAGCAACAGCCGGGCGTTTGGCGCCAATTCGGCAGTGCGCTGGCCGCCACTGGGAGGGATCAACGTGTCGTCGAGTCCGTGAATCACCAAAGTCGGAACGGTTAGCGACTTTAGCGCTGTTTCGCGCGAACCGTTGGCGATAAGCGCGGCAATCTGTCGAGCGGCGCCCTCAGGATAGTACGAACGATCATAGCTCTCGGCGGCGCGTTTCCTCGTTTCTTCTGGGTCAAAATACTTCTTAGAACTCCAGACAGCCGACTTGACTGCGGCTTGGATGAATCCCTCACGGTCGCTCGGCGACGGAGTAAATAAGGCGCGCATCGCTTCGGGAGACGACTGCCCGACATGCGGCTCGCCGGTCGTCGACATCATCGAAGTGAGGGTCAGGACGCGATCAGGGTATTCGCTCGCCATGACCTGCGCGATTACGCCCCCCATGGAGGAACCAACCACGTGCGCCCGAGGCGATTGCAGGCCATCAAGCAGTGCGATCGCATCGCCGACCATGTCTTCGATGGAATAGGGAATCAATTCCCGGGCGGCGTCGAACTCGCCCGCCGACACATGGGCAATCACCTGATTCAGATCGACCTGCTGACCATCCATTTTCGAAGAGAGTCCGCAATCACGATTGTCGAATCGAATCACGAACCGTCCTGCATCGGCCAGTTGTTGGCAAAAGGGAGAGGACCAGCCAATCATCTGCGCGCCAAATCCCATGATCAGCAATAGAGGAGGATCACTGCTGGCGCCGAACGTGTCATATTCG
This region of Blastopirellula retiformator genomic DNA includes:
- a CDS encoding alpha/beta fold hydrolase — translated: MAQIRTPAGLEIEYDTFGASSDPPLLLIMGFGAQMIGWSSPFCQQLADAGRFVIRFDNRDCGLSSKMDGQQVDLNQVIAHVSAGEFDAARELIPYSIEDMVGDAIALLDGLQSPRAHVVGSSMGGVIAQVMASEYPDRVLTLTSMMSTTGEPHVGQSSPEAMRALFTPSPSDREGFIQAAVKSAVWSSKKYFDPEETRKRAAESYDRSYYPEGAARQIAALIANGSRETALKSLTVPTLVIHGLDDTLIPPSGGQRTAELAPNARLLLLQDMGHDRPRPLWPQICGAIIEHTASASF